From Elephas maximus indicus isolate mEleMax1 chromosome 1, mEleMax1 primary haplotype, whole genome shotgun sequence, a single genomic window includes:
- the TMEM14A gene encoding transmembrane protein 14A isoform X1, whose product MDLIGFGYAALVTFGSILGYKRRGGIPSLIGGLCVGFLAGYGAYRVSNDKRDVKVSLFTAFFLATVMGVRFKRSKKIMPAGLVAGLSLMMILRLVLLLI is encoded by the exons ATGGACCTGATTGGTTTTGGCTATGCAGCCCTTGTGACATTTGGAAGCATTTTGGGATACAAACGGAGAG GTGGTATTCCATCTTTGATTGGTGGTCTTTGTGTTGGATTTTTGGCTGGCTATGGAGCTTACCGTGTCTCTAATGACAAACGAGATGTAAAAGTATCACTGT TTACAGCTTTCTTCCTGGCCACGGTAATGGGTGTGCGATTTAAGAGGTCCAAGAAAATAATGCCAGCTGGACTGGTTGCAGGCTTAAG CCTCATGATGATTCTGAGACTTGTCTTACTGCTGATCTGA
- the TMEM14A gene encoding transmembrane protein 14A isoform X2, with amino-acid sequence MLRIFQCCLLFSTVISCASDSLPSDSSSQIATLPMDLIGFGYAALVTFGSILGYKRRGGIPSLIGGLCVGFLAGYGAYRVSNDKRDVKVSLFTAFFLATVMGVRFKRSKKIMPAGLVAGLSLMMILRLVLLLI; translated from the exons atgttgaggatttttcagtGTTGCCTCCTTTTCAGCACTGTCATCTCCTGTGCCTCAGACTCTCTCCCCTCAGATTCTTCCTCGCA AATTGCTACCTTGCCAATGGACCTGATTGGTTTTGGCTATGCAGCCCTTGTGACATTTGGAAGCATTTTGGGATACAAACGGAGAG GTGGTATTCCATCTTTGATTGGTGGTCTTTGTGTTGGATTTTTGGCTGGCTATGGAGCTTACCGTGTCTCTAATGACAAACGAGATGTAAAAGTATCACTGT TTACAGCTTTCTTCCTGGCCACGGTAATGGGTGTGCGATTTAAGAGGTCCAAGAAAATAATGCCAGCTGGACTGGTTGCAGGCTTAAG CCTCATGATGATTCTGAGACTTGTCTTACTGCTGATCTGA